In Plodia interpunctella isolate USDA-ARS_2022_Savannah chromosome 17, ilPloInte3.2, whole genome shotgun sequence, one genomic interval encodes:
- the LOC128676854 gene encoding uncharacterized protein LOC128676854, translated as MRIRSFSHFLFSTLFIFVVVSENPLTTSRNFEQIAKTAECVLKLSAKYFVEKKALSGSIVIININSYASTTQELLLKTIHGGIKYSVMVKDSYYPHANASHFPEKAKNYMLILEEKTELTRNILQLNKLPTWNPLAKAIVYYQLGDGESAERTAIQFINELRQYKLFKSIIFIYSPLDGEVVSYSWRPYSDTNCGGSCDSVYILDRCKDKTIKEIERQAEMFPPDMKECPLVVHAVVSEPYVLPPFTEIDHPKFNKTFLFDKGGEINLVKIINQFTNMTLVTTMSDIPENWGTIYPNGSATGAFEILRSDKADLLIGNIEVTRTIRKWFNPTVSYTQDEMTWCVPKAGQASTWNNLVIIFQWSTWVATFVSLVIMGILFHYLYYRENGRKVTRWPTNSLLMTFSMLLGWGSSFEPKSATFRILIFGWLCFSVNMGISYESFLRSFLMHPRFEKQISSEAGLIQSGIPLGGREIYRSYFETNNASSFYLYRKYNSTSFASGIRRAALDRNYAVVSSRRQAEYQDQKLGKGSHLIYCFPESNNLYKYGVVLLARKWFPMLERFNNIIRSVSENGLIDKWNEELFIRRGSVEGASTIVPLGVPHLLGAFMFIGLMYATSIAVFFAELAIGCITKKISRRN; from the coding sequence ATGCGCATCAGAAGTTTCtctcactttttattttcaacgcTCTTCATTTTTGTGGTCGTGAGCGAAAACCCACTAACGACTAGCAGGAATTTCGAGCAAATAGCAAAAACAGCGGAATGTGTTTTAAAACTCTCAGCTAAATATTTCGTCGAAAAGAAAGCTTTAAGTGGAAGTATTGTAATAATCAACATTAACTCTTATGCCTCGACTACACAAGAGCTACTTTTGAAGACAATACACGGAGGCATCAAATATTCAGTGATGGTAAAGGATTCTTATTATCCGCATGCTAACGCATCGCATTTTCCTGAGAAAGCCAAAAATTATATGCTTATTTTGGAAGAGAAGACAGAATTGACAAGAAACATATTGCAGCTAAACAAATTACCTACTTGGAATCCATTAGCGAAGGCTATAGTTTACTATCAGTTGGGAGACGGCGAGTCTGCGGAGAGAACCgccatacaatttataaacgAGCTTCGAcaatacaaactttttaaaagcATAATCTTCATATATTCTCCGCTGGATGGCGAAGTTGTTTCATACTCCTGGCGGCCTTATAGCGATACGAACTGCGGGGGAAGTTGTGATTCAGTTTATATCCTAGATAGATGTAAAGATAAAacgataaaagaaattgaaagaCAGGCTGAAATGTTTCCACCAGATATGAAGGAGTGTCCTTTAGTAGTTCATGCTGTTGTGTCAGAGCCTTATGTGTTGCCACCATTTACAGAAATAGACCatccaaaatttaataaaacatttttgtttgataaagGCGGGGAgataaatcttgtaaaaattataaaccaaTTTACAAACATGACGCTTGTGACGACTATGTCCGACATTCCCGAAAATTGGGGAACTATATATCCCAATGGATCAGCTACAGGAGCATTTGAAATACTGCGGAGTGACAAAGCTGATTTATTAATTGGCAACATCGAAGTTACCAGGACTATACGAAAATGGTTTAACCCTACAGTGAGTTACACCCAAGACGAAATGACCTGGTGTGTCCCAAAGGCTGGTCAAGCGTCAACGTGGAATAAtttggtaattatttttcaatggtCGACTTGGGTGGCAACGTTTGTTAGTTTGGTGATCATGggtattttgtttcattatctttattatagaGAAAATGGACGTAAAGTAACAAGATGGCCGACTAATTCGCTCCTTATGACATTCAGTATGCTGCTCGGCTGGGGATCATCGTTCGAGCCGAAAAGCGCAACATTCCGCATCCTAATCTTCGGTTGGCTTTGCTTCAGTGTAAACATGGGGATTTCATACGAATCGTTCTTGAGAAGTTTCCTAATGCACCCGCGATTTGAAAAGCAGATAAGCAGCGAAGCGGGTCTTATACAGTCTGGAATTCCTTTGGGAGGCAGAGAGATTTACCGATCCTATTTTGAGACTAATAACGCGAGTTCGTTTTATTTGTACCGCAAATATAACTCAACATCATTCGCTTCGGGGATTCGGCGGGCAGCTTTGGATAGGAATTATGCGGTTGTATCGTCAAGACGACAGGCCGAATACCAAGACCAGAAATTGGGGAAAGGTTCGCATTTGATCTACTGTTTCCCGGAGAGTAACAACCTTTATAAATACGGAGTGGTGTTGTTGGCAAGAAAATGGTTTCCTATGTTGGAAaggtttaataatataatacggAGCGTATCGGAAAACGGTTTGATAGACAAGTGGAACGAAGAGCTGTTCATTCGAAGGGGGAGTGTTGAAGGGGCCAGCACTATCGTGCCACTTGGTGTTCCGCATTTATTGGGCGCTTTCATGTTTATAGGTTTGATGTACGCTACCAGTATCGCTGTGTTTTTCGCTGAATTGGCAATCGGCTGTATTACGAAAAAGATTTCGAGGCGAAATTAA